In Vibrio bathopelagicus, one DNA window encodes the following:
- a CDS encoding TRAP transporter substrate-binding protein: MKRLGVALLSFSMVFGVHAETWKFASEEDKTDVQDIYAQKFAEVIKKESDGDIRVRIYYYGQLGTENDIVELAAKGTIQFVSVGAGHLGSYVPEVQAVSLPYVLGTNEAITHKVLTESPTIYNKLAPKFESVNLKLLSMMSEGEMVWGGNKPIRTPEDFANQKIRTFTSTVPVETYKAFGATPTPLSWGEVYGSLQLKTIDSMVNPIYFIYNAKWHEVQDYLMFPGQQPYVSTVSTNSKWYNGLSEEKQAMVDKAITAADQAAYDYQIRINKENMDKILKERPNMQVVVLTEEERERFKVLSQKLHTTYYDVVANAYPSGEQSEAREGAKTILEEILDEVKAASATQ; encoded by the coding sequence ATGAAACGATTAGGCGTAGCACTGCTAAGTTTTAGCATGGTTTTTGGCGTTCATGCCGAAACATGGAAGTTTGCTTCAGAAGAGGACAAAACAGACGTTCAAGATATCTATGCGCAAAAATTTGCGGAAGTGATTAAGAAGGAATCTGATGGTGACATCCGTGTTCGCATCTATTACTACGGTCAACTGGGTACAGAAAACGACATCGTAGAACTGGCTGCTAAAGGTACGATTCAATTTGTGTCTGTAGGTGCGGGTCACTTAGGGTCTTATGTTCCTGAAGTACAAGCGGTGAGCTTACCGTATGTTCTGGGTACTAACGAAGCGATCACGCATAAGGTCTTAACGGAAAGCCCAACCATCTACAACAAGCTGGCACCCAAGTTTGAGAGCGTGAACTTAAAGCTGTTGTCGATGATGTCTGAAGGCGAAATGGTGTGGGGTGGCAACAAACCTATCCGCACGCCTGAAGATTTTGCGAACCAGAAAATCCGTACTTTCACTTCAACCGTTCCTGTTGAAACCTACAAAGCGTTTGGTGCAACACCCACCCCTCTTTCTTGGGGTGAAGTGTACGGTTCACTGCAACTTAAGACCATTGATAGCATGGTTAACCCTATCTACTTCATCTACAACGCGAAGTGGCATGAGGTTCAAGATTACCTAATGTTCCCAGGTCAACAACCTTATGTGAGCACCGTTTCGACCAACAGCAAGTGGTACAACGGCCTGTCGGAAGAGAAGCAAGCGATGGTCGACAAAGCGATCACAGCCGCTGACCAAGCTGCGTATGACTACCAAATCCGCATCAACAAAGAGAACATGGACAAGATCTTGAAAGAGCGTCCAAACATGCAAGTGGTCGTGTTAACCGAGGAAGAGCGTGAACGCTTCAAGGTCCTCAGTCAAAAGCTGCACACGACTTACTATGACGTGGTAGCAAATGCTTACCCTTCTGGTGAGCAAAGTGAAGCGCGTGAGGGTGCGAAAACCATTCTCGAAGAAATCCTAGATGAAGTGAAGGCTGCTTCAGCGACGCAATAA
- a CDS encoding TRAP transporter small permease, whose amino-acid sequence MKELLHKISVATEKLERFLIMTAILAMMINSTANAIGRYAFNKSLFFSEELNQFLIVSVTFIGFAYAVRQGRNIRMTAVYDSLSTKAQKVLTTIIALLTAMLMFYLTYHAFFYVKELKDINRLSPALQFPVYWVYAIIPIGFFIAGLQYSMSFLMNLLHKEIYVSFDVIENRNTKVGEFE is encoded by the coding sequence ATGAAAGAACTGCTACATAAAATAAGTGTCGCGACAGAAAAGCTTGAGCGCTTTCTGATCATGACCGCTATTCTCGCGATGATGATCAACTCTACTGCCAATGCGATTGGTCGTTACGCCTTCAATAAAAGCCTATTTTTTTCGGAAGAGCTCAACCAGTTTCTGATTGTGTCTGTGACCTTTATTGGCTTCGCTTATGCGGTGCGCCAAGGCCGAAATATACGCATGACTGCGGTCTACGATTCATTAAGCACGAAAGCTCAAAAAGTTCTAACCACCATCATTGCGCTACTCACTGCCATGTTGATGTTTTACCTCACTTACCATGCGTTCTTCTACGTTAAAGAGCTGAAAGATATCAATCGATTAAGCCCAGCCCTGCAGTTCCCCGTGTATTGGGTATACGCGATCATTCCGATTGGATTTTTCATTGCCGGATTGCAATACAGCATGAGTTTCTTGATGAACCTGCTGCACAAAGAGATCTACGTGTCATTTGACGTGATTGAAAATAGAAATACAAAAGTAGGTGAGTTCGAATGA
- a CDS encoding TRAP transporter large permease: MSDVAQFFSDIIAGELDIYVITFTLVSVMVILLFLSFPMIVPLAVGALIGLIHFSQVEPGVLIQQMVTGISPNALIAVPMFILAADIMTRGHTAYNLLGLIQAFVGHLRGGLPITTCISCTLFGSVSGSTQATVVSVGQIMRPKLLQAGYKDSFVMALIINASDIAFLIPPSIGLILYGTLANASVGELFIAGIGPGLVLASLFSLYSYAYSVKHSDTITLVEKANTAERIEAIKKAILPLGFPALIIGGIYSGIVTPTEAASFAVLYAIIVECIFYRKLGVKDICDAALNTGLITAVVFVLVGVGQAFSWYISFEQIPQELLAPLNLEDASPEFILFVIALTFFVGCMFVDSLVVLLILTPIFMPIVDAAGIDPILVGVMVTLQMAIGSATPPFGCDIFTAIAIFERPYMEVIRGTLPFFLILILMSALLIFFPSIALLPRDILFN, from the coding sequence ATGAGCGATGTAGCACAGTTTTTCTCGGACATTATTGCCGGCGAATTAGATATTTATGTCATCACATTTACTCTTGTCTCTGTGATGGTGATTCTGCTGTTTTTGAGCTTCCCTATGATAGTGCCGTTAGCGGTTGGGGCTTTGATTGGCTTGATTCATTTCTCTCAGGTTGAGCCGGGAGTGCTGATTCAGCAAATGGTGACAGGTATCTCGCCGAACGCATTGATTGCGGTGCCGATGTTCATCTTAGCTGCGGATATTATGACGCGTGGTCACACGGCCTATAACCTACTGGGTCTAATTCAAGCTTTTGTAGGTCACTTGCGTGGCGGGTTACCTATTACCACGTGTATCAGCTGTACCTTGTTTGGTTCTGTTTCTGGCTCGACCCAAGCGACCGTGGTGTCGGTTGGTCAAATCATGCGCCCGAAATTACTTCAGGCAGGCTATAAAGACAGCTTCGTGATGGCGCTGATCATCAATGCCAGTGACATCGCGTTTCTTATCCCACCGAGTATCGGTCTGATTCTTTACGGCACCTTAGCCAATGCCAGTGTGGGTGAGCTATTCATTGCAGGTATCGGCCCAGGTTTAGTGCTCGCGAGCCTGTTCTCGTTATACAGCTATGCCTATAGCGTAAAACACAGCGACACCATCACTTTGGTTGAAAAAGCCAACACCGCAGAACGCATTGAAGCGATTAAGAAAGCGATTCTTCCTCTTGGTTTCCCTGCTTTGATTATCGGTGGTATCTATTCGGGCATTGTCACGCCAACCGAGGCGGCTTCATTTGCAGTGTTGTATGCAATCATCGTTGAGTGCATTTTCTATCGCAAACTTGGCGTAAAAGATATCTGTGATGCGGCGTTAAATACCGGCTTGATTACGGCGGTGGTGTTTGTGCTGGTGGGTGTTGGTCAGGCGTTCTCTTGGTACATCTCGTTTGAGCAAATCCCACAAGAATTGCTGGCTCCTCTCAATCTAGAAGACGCTTCGCCTGAGTTCATCCTGTTTGTTATCGCACTGACTTTCTTTGTCGGCTGCATGTTTGTGGATTCCTTGGTGGTTTTGCTAATTTTAACGCCGATCTTTATGCCGATTGTTGATGCAGCAGGTATCGACCCAATCTTGGTCGGTGTGATGGTGACGTTACAAATGGCCATTGGGTCGGCAACGCCGCCATTCGGTTGTGACATCTTTACCGCAATTGCGATTTTCGAGCGTCCTTATATGGAAGTCATCCGCGGAACACTGCCGTTTTTCCTCATCTTGATATTAATGTCTGCGTTGCTGATTTTCTTCCCAAGCATTGCTCTGTTACCAAGAGACATTTTATTCAATTAA
- a CDS encoding M24 family metallopeptidase translates to MSILPLTPPQRGFESAELEQRTVELQKRLRAQNIDAAFFTTEPEFRYFSGFKSQFWESPTRPWFLVVPAVGKPIAVVPEIGVAGFDDTWIDDVRSWPSPRPEDDGISLLAATLSEVSRGSRRVGSMVGPETHLRMPATNYALLQQKLSQHSVVDVSLMIRDMRSVKSQAEIDKVRFACQVTAAGFEYLRQNLAIGMTERQACKAMHLEMLRLGADACPYLISASGQGGYDNIIMGPTDRVLNEGDVLIIDTGANFDGYFSDFDRNYAFGHAQLDTIAAYDAVYQSTEAGLAIAEPGRTTGDVWQAMWSVLEKNGALGNDVGRMGHGLGMQLTEWPSHVPNGDVILKPGMVLTLEPGMAFAKNRMMVHEENIVITESGCEMLHQRAWQSMPIIG, encoded by the coding sequence ATGAGTATATTGCCGCTAACACCTCCACAGAGAGGGTTTGAATCAGCAGAACTAGAGCAACGCACCGTTGAGTTGCAAAAACGGCTTCGCGCTCAAAACATCGATGCTGCATTTTTTACTACCGAACCTGAATTCCGCTATTTCAGTGGCTTTAAATCGCAGTTTTGGGAAAGCCCAACTCGACCTTGGTTCTTGGTGGTACCAGCAGTTGGCAAGCCTATCGCTGTGGTGCCAGAGATCGGTGTGGCTGGCTTTGACGATACATGGATTGACGATGTGCGCAGTTGGCCATCACCAAGGCCAGAAGATGATGGTATCTCTTTGTTAGCGGCTACGTTGTCTGAAGTATCGAGAGGATCTCGCCGAGTCGGTTCGATGGTCGGCCCAGAAACACATCTGCGTATGCCGGCCACTAACTATGCATTGTTACAGCAGAAGCTAAGCCAACATAGTGTGGTTGATGTATCGTTGATGATTCGCGATATGCGCAGTGTTAAGTCTCAAGCCGAAATCGATAAAGTACGCTTTGCGTGCCAAGTCACGGCGGCGGGTTTTGAGTATCTTCGCCAAAATTTAGCAATAGGTATGACAGAGCGACAGGCATGTAAAGCAATGCATTTAGAGATGCTACGCTTGGGCGCTGATGCATGTCCCTATCTGATCTCGGCATCCGGCCAAGGTGGTTATGACAACATCATCATGGGGCCAACCGATCGTGTGCTCAATGAAGGAGACGTATTGATCATCGACACGGGGGCTAACTTTGATGGCTACTTCAGTGACTTTGACCGGAACTATGCGTTTGGACATGCGCAGCTAGATACAATAGCGGCTTATGACGCGGTATATCAGTCGACAGAAGCAGGGTTAGCGATTGCTGAGCCGGGACGAACAACCGGAGACGTATGGCAAGCCATGTGGTCGGTGCTCGAAAAGAACGGCGCACTCGGCAACGATGTGGGTCGCATGGGGCACGGCTTGGGTATGCAGTTAACCGAATGGCCATCACATGTCCCTAACGGTGATGTGATCTTAAAACCCGGTATGGTGCTAACGCTTGAGCCGGGCATGGCATTTGCTAAAAATCGTATGATGGTGCACGAGGAAAACATCGTTATCACTGAATCTGGCTGCGAGATGTTGCACCAAAGAGCCTGGCAATCTATG